The nucleotide window GTTATATATAGCACAATCAAATTCTATCCTCACAGACGTCAGACTTTTGAAAACAGTATGTATGGTCAATAACTCATCATATACTGCCGATTTTTTAAAATTGATATTCATGTTCACTATTGGTAGCCCAATACCGTTCTCTTCCATCATTTTATATGAAATCCCTTTGTTTCTAAGCCATTCAACCCTTCCTATCTCAAAATAAGGTATATAATTCCCATGATAAACTACCCCCATTTGGTCTGTTTCCGAGTAACGAACACGCACTTGAATCTG belongs to Flavobacterium gilvum and includes:
- a CDS encoding acyl-CoA thioesterase translates to MKDHQIQVRVRYSETDQMGVVYHGNYIPYFEIGRVEWLRNKGISYKMMEENGIGLPIVNMNINFKKSAVYDELLTIHTVFKSLTSVRIEFDCAIYNEAKELLTTAQFMLVFVSLKTGRPIAPPDYILDMVKSFE